The nucleotide sequence CCTTGATATTGACAGCTTTGCAGATCCCAACAATGAATTCCAGGCCATTAGCAAAAAAGTTAATCGTAATAACTTTGAAGATATTGTTCGTGGAGCAGCTAGTTTCCTGTATCCCGGGTAAGGTTACAGGGAAGTTTTAAGATGTCAAATCATACTAATATTCATTATGTCATAGCCTGGAGAAGTTCTTTGTGAGGATCGGCTGGAAACAAGAGGCCACAGAAAGGATGCGAGAGTTGTCCAACAGGACCGTCGACCTTAGAGAGGAGAACAATATAGTTCGCAAGGACTTGCTGCAACTCCTTCTGCAACTGCGGAATCAGGGAAAAGTCAACACAGATGATACTGTTTGGTCGGCGGAGAGTACTAAAAATGGAGTGAAATCAATGTCTAAGGATTTGATTGCCGGCCAGCTATTTCTGTTCTACATTGCGGGCTATGAAACGACAGCCTCCACAACATCCTTCACTCTGTACGAACTCACTCAAAATCCGGAAGTGATGGAAAAAGCGAAAGAGGATGTACGCAAAGCTATCGAAAACCATGGCGGAAAGCTGACCTACGATGCCATCTCAGACATGAAGTACCTGGAGGCCTGTATCCTCGGTGAGTTTTGAAAAGAATTAGCAATCCTTTAAAAATAGAGAGACCTGACCTTAAGACAAAAGCAGTTCATATTAGTCTGACAAATATTATTCTTAACGAACACTTTTTTTAATGCTCTTACAGAAACTGCTCGCAAATATCCTGCTCTTCCATTGCTAAACAGGATCTGCACTCAGGACTACCCTGTGCCCGATAGCCAACTAGTAATCAAGAAGGGCACACCTATTATAATCTCTCTTTTCGGAATGCATCGGGATCCCGAGAACTTCCCCGATCCGCTCAGCTACCAACCAGAACGCTATCTCCAGGATAGCAAAAACTATAACCATGCGGCCTATATGCCTTTTGGGGAAGGACCCAGAATGTGCATCGGTAAGAAAAAATTTCGATAAAAGAGGTGAAATCGTTAATATAATTAGTTAGTGGGTTTTACGTTATATGTTATCAAAACAATTGGTAACCGAGCACTATTTAGCTCTGCTTCTTTAAATGAATTGGAACTGAATGTTTAAGATTATGTTTTTGGAACATTTTTCTACATACAGAGTATTAGAAATTTGAAATTTTCGTAAAGTCAAGAACAGAATTTCGATTATAACATGCATATGTATGAACTTTTAAAGACTTCCAATCCAAAACATTGTTTTTAGaatcaaattttttcactTCTTAGATCTTAAAGCTGGATTTTACTTCATAGACAAGGTCTTAAAGAATCCTTCCTGAAAACTAACGCATTTCTTTCT is from Drosophila suzukii chromosome 3, CBGP_Dsuzu_IsoJpt1.0, whole genome shotgun sequence and encodes:
- the LOC108006237 gene encoding probable cytochrome P450 6d5 produces the protein MIGIYLLIGAVTLLYVYLKWTFSYWDRKGFPSTGVSIPFGAMEAVAKGKRSFGLAIYDMYQSTKEPVIGLYLTLRPALLIRDAQLAYDVLTKDFASFHDRGVYVDEKNDPMSASLFQMEGSSWKGLRTKLTPSFTSGKLKAMFETSDSVGDKLIASMKAQLPETGSKELELKKLMATYAIDIIATTIFGLDIDSFADPNNEFQAISKKVNRNNFEDIVRGAASFLYPGLEKFFVRIGWKQEATERMRELSNRTVDLREENNIVRKDLLQLLLQLRNQGKVNTDDTVWSAESTKNGVKSMSKDLIAGQLFLFYIAGYETTASTTSFTLYELTQNPEVMEKAKEDVRKAIENHGGKLTYDAISDMKYLEACILETARKYPALPLLNRICTQDYPVPDSQLVIKKGTPIIISLFGMHRDPENFPDPLSYQPERYLQDSKNYNHAAYMPFGEGPRMCIGARMGKVNVKIAIAKVLSNFDLEIRKEKTEIEFGVNGVPLMPKSGVPVRLSLKK